Proteins encoded by one window of Panicum virgatum strain AP13 chromosome 7N, P.virgatum_v5, whole genome shotgun sequence:
- the LOC120683776 gene encoding gibberellin 2-beta-dioxygenase 6-like, which produces MPAAFAESRGGGAEPPLAESYLDLLRRGGGIAPGEGRAAAAVQERELPLIDLGCLLAATAGGGGDEARRAACADAMARAASEWGFFQVTNHGVGGALLERLRAEQARLFRLPFETKARAGLLNGSYRWGAPTATSLRHLSWSEAFHVPLASISGSACDFGELGSLRGVMQEVADAMSRVAKAVAVALAGSLMQGRRQAAEAFPAGCDETTCFLRLNRYPACPFAPDTFGLVPHKDSDFLTVLCQDQVGGLQLMKDARWVAVKPHPDALIVNIGDLFQAWSNNRYKSVEHKVVANAKAERFSAAYFLCPSYDSPVGTCGEPSPYRTFTFGEYRRKVQEDVKRTGRKIGLPNFLKQQPPRPQ; this is translated from the exons ATGCCGGCCGCCTTCGCGGagagccgaggcggcggcgccgagccgcCCCTGGCCGAGAGCTACCTcgacctgctccgccgcggcggtggcATTGCGCCGGGCGAgggccgcgcggcggccgccgtgcAGGAGCGCGAGCTGCCCCTGATCGACCTCGGGTGCCtgctggcggcgacggcgggcggcggcggcgacgaggcgaggagggcggcgtgcgcggaCGCCATGGCGCGGGCGGCCTCCGAGTGGGGCTTCTTCCAGGTGACCAAccacggcgtgggcggcgcgctCCTGGAGCGGCTGCGGGCGGAGCAGGCGCGGCTGTTCCGGCTGCCGTTCGAGACCAAGGCCCGGGCCGGCCTCCTCAACGGCTCCTACCGGTGGGGCGCCCCCACGGCCACGTCGCTCCGGCACCTCTCGTGGTCGGAGGCCTTCCACGTCCCGCTCGCCAGCATCTCCGGGAGCGCCTGCGACTTCGGCGAGCTCGGCTCCCTGAG GGGCGTGATGCAGGAGGTGGCGGACGCGATGTCGCGGGTGGCCAAGGCCGTGGCGGTGGCGCTGGCGGGGAGCCTGATGCAGGGGCGGCGCCAGGCGGCGGAGGCGTTCCCGGCGGGGTGCGACGAGACGACGTGCTTCCTGCGGCTGAACCGGTACCCGGCGTGCCCCTTCGCGCCGGACACCTTCGGGCTGGTGCCCCACAAGGACAGCGACTTCCTCACCGTGCTGTGCCAGGACCAGGTCGGGGGCCTCCAGCTCATGAAGGACGCCCGCTGGGTGGCCGTCAAGCCCCACCCGGACGCGCTCATCGTCAACATCGGCGATCTGTTTCAG GCGTGGAGCAACAACCGGTACAAGAGCGTGGAGCACAAGGTGGTGGCCAACGCCAAGGCGGAGCGCTTCTCCGCCGCCTACTTCCTCTGCCCGTCCTACGACTCGCCCGTCGGTACCTGCGGCGAGCCGTCGCCCTACAGGACCTTCACCTTCGGGGAGTACAGGAGGAAGGTGCAGGAGGACGTCAAGAGGACCGGCAGAAAGATTGGGCTCCCAAACTTCCTcaagcagcagccgccgcggccccaGTGA